The Deinococcus arcticus genome has a segment encoding these proteins:
- the nusG gene encoding transcription termination/antitermination protein NusG, translated as MSIEWYAVHTYVGQEDRVEQHLMERATKLGMRGTKIFQVIQPEEEAVELREGGKKETVRRKLFPGYVFVQMDVEDDDAPGELGESWEVVRGTNGVTGFVGTATRPVPLSPDEVQRLLASVGVAAQPVVEEAPRVKIDFKAGDMVRVTSGPFADFSGVVSEVNMAQSKVKVLVSIFGRETPVELDFSQVAK; from the coding sequence ATGAGTATCGAGTGGTACGCCGTGCACACCTACGTGGGTCAGGAAGACCGCGTGGAGCAGCACCTGATGGAACGCGCGACCAAGCTGGGCATGCGCGGCACAAAAATCTTCCAGGTGATCCAGCCGGAAGAGGAAGCCGTGGAGCTGCGCGAGGGCGGCAAGAAAGAAACCGTTCGCCGCAAGCTGTTTCCCGGCTACGTGTTCGTGCAGATGGACGTGGAAGACGATGACGCCCCCGGCGAACTGGGCGAATCCTGGGAAGTCGTGCGCGGCACCAACGGCGTGACCGGCTTCGTGGGCACCGCCACCCGTCCCGTGCCCCTCTCGCCCGACGAGGTGCAGCGCCTGCTGGCCTCGGTGGGTGTGGCCGCGCAGCCGGTCGTGGAAGAAGCGCCGCGCGTGAAGATTGACTTCAAGGCGGGCGACATGGTGCGCGTGACCAGCGGCCCCTTTGCCGACTTCAGCGGCGTGGTCAGCGAGGTCAATATGGCGCAGTCCAAGGTCAAGGTGCTGGTCAGCATCTTTGGCCGCGAGACGCCCGTGGAACTCGACTTCAGTCAGGTCGCCAAGTAA
- the secE gene encoding preprotein translocase subunit SecE gives MNLIQYFRDSRAELSRVSWPSRAQVLEGTQAVLIFVVALTLIVYALDLLFSNLMRVVLP, from the coding sequence ATGAACTTGATTCAGTACTTCCGTGATTCGCGTGCGGAACTGTCGCGCGTTTCGTGGCCCAGCCGGGCGCAGGTGCTGGAAGGCACGCAGGCTGTGCTGATCTTCGTGGTCGCCCTGACCCTGATCGTGTACGCCCTGGACCTGCTGTTCAGCAACCTGATGCGCGTGGTGCTGCCATGA
- the rpmG gene encoding 50S ribosomal protein L33: MAKDGPRIIVKMESTAGTGFYYTTTKNRRNTQAKMELRKYDPVAKKHVVFKEKKV, encoded by the coding sequence ATGGCGAAAGACGGCCCCCGCATCATCGTGAAAATGGAAAGCACCGCCGGCACCGGGTTCTACTACACCACCACCAAGAACCGCCGCAACACCCAGGCGAAGATGGAACTGCGCAAGTACGACCCCGTGGCGAAAAAGCACGTGGTCTTCAAAGAGAAGAAGGTCTGA
- a CDS encoding pyridoxamine 5'-phosphate oxidase family protein, protein MGKQLPGITDHLQAFIEAQPMFFVGTAAADGRVNVSPKGMDSLRVLGPNRVAWLNVTGSGNETAAHLRQTPRMTLMFCAFQGPPLILRLYGQAQMLQPGEAGWSEHLCLFPALPGARQIFVLDVDLVQTSCGMAVPLMTLDRQRDELNTWAARQTPDQLADYQQRKNRLSIDGFPTGIQSTVDT, encoded by the coding sequence ATGGGCAAACAGCTGCCGGGCATCACCGATCATCTGCAGGCGTTCATCGAGGCGCAGCCGATGTTTTTTGTGGGCACCGCCGCAGCAGACGGCCGGGTCAACGTGTCGCCCAAAGGCATGGACAGCCTGCGGGTGCTGGGGCCCAACCGGGTGGCGTGGCTCAATGTGACGGGCAGTGGCAACGAGACGGCGGCGCACCTCCGGCAGACACCGCGCATGACCCTGATGTTCTGTGCCTTTCAGGGGCCGCCGCTGATCTTGCGGCTGTACGGGCAGGCGCAGATGCTTCAGCCCGGAGAGGCGGGGTGGAGCGAGCACCTGTGCCTCTTCCCTGCCCTCCCCGGTGCCCGTCAGATCTTCGTGCTGGACGTGGACCTCGTGCAGACCTCCTGCGGCATGGCCGTGCCGCTGATGACCCTGGACCGCCAGCGCGACGAACTGAACACCTGGGCGGCGCGGCAGACGCCGGACCAGCTGGCCGACTACCAGCAGCGGAAAAACCGCCTGAGCATTGACGGTTTTCCGACCGGAATCCAGAGCACAGTGGACACCTGA